The Porphyrobacter sp. HT-58-2 genome has a window encoding:
- a CDS encoding acyl-CoA dehydrogenase family protein — MLATAHRTAYNEDHEAFRDTVRKVFAEHLTPNLDEHEEKGIVPRDVWKAVGEAGLLCPTVKEENGGLGLDFGFNCIVAEELSYLGSAAGFTLQSDITANYFERLGTPEQRQKYLPGMVSGDIITAIAMTEPGAGSDLQGIRTTAKKDGNHLVINGSKTYITNGQNADCVIVVAKTDPERGAKGISLVLVDADTPGFERGRNLDKIGQHSADTSELFFNDCRVPMTNILGAEGMGFVHLMEELPQERLSIAVGAQAAAQRAFDEAVKFTKERAAFGKTVFEFQNTKFTLADLKAKLQVGWAHLDWAIRKHLAGELTTDEASAAKLWHTDLQWECCDVALQLHGGAGYMNEYAIARLWRDARVTRIFGGTNEIMKEVISRSI, encoded by the coding sequence ATGCTCGCGACTGCCCACCGCACCGCCTATAACGAAGACCACGAGGCCTTCCGCGACACTGTCCGCAAGGTCTTTGCCGAGCACCTCACCCCCAACCTCGACGAGCATGAGGAAAAGGGCATCGTCCCGCGCGACGTCTGGAAGGCGGTGGGCGAGGCGGGGCTGCTGTGCCCCACCGTGAAGGAGGAGAACGGCGGCTTGGGCCTCGATTTCGGCTTCAACTGCATCGTCGCCGAAGAGCTCTCCTACCTCGGCTCGGCCGCGGGCTTCACCCTGCAATCGGACATCACCGCGAACTATTTCGAGCGTCTCGGCACCCCCGAACAGCGCCAGAAATATCTGCCCGGCATGGTCAGCGGCGACATCATCACCGCCATCGCCATGACCGAACCGGGCGCAGGCTCCGACCTTCAGGGCATCCGCACCACGGCGAAGAAGGACGGCAACCACCTCGTCATCAACGGCTCGAAAACTTACATCACCAATGGCCAGAACGCCGATTGCGTGATCGTGGTCGCCAAGACCGATCCCGAGCGCGGGGCCAAGGGCATCAGCCTCGTTCTGGTGGACGCCGACACCCCCGGCTTCGAGCGCGGGCGCAATCTCGACAAGATCGGGCAGCATTCGGCCGACACTTCGGAGCTGTTCTTCAATGATTGCCGCGTGCCGATGACCAACATCCTTGGCGCGGAAGGCATGGGCTTTGTGCACTTGATGGAGGAGCTGCCGCAAGAGCGCCTCAGCATCGCGGTAGGCGCGCAGGCGGCAGCGCAGCGGGCGTTCGACGAGGCGGTGAAGTTCACCAAGGAGCGCGCGGCCTTCGGCAAGACCGTGTTCGAGTTCCAGAACACCAAGTTCACGCTGGCGGACCTCAAGGCGAAATTGCAAGTCGGCTGGGCGCATCTCGACTGGGCGATCCGCAAGCACCTCGCAGGCGAACTCACCACCGACGAGGCCTCCGCAGCCAAGCTGTGGCACACCGATCTGCAATGGGAATGCTGCGATGTCGCGCTGCAACTCCACGGCGGGGCCGGCTACATGAACGAATATGCCATCGCGAGGCTTTGGCGCGACGCGCGCGTGACGCGGATCTTCGGCGGGACGAACGAGATCATGAAGGAAGTGATCTCGCGGAGTATTTGA
- a CDS encoding choice-of-anchor tandem repeat GloVer-containing protein, with the protein MEIVPPFAALLPGGAATAGLVLASDGNYYGAERLPGQNPCRPEIFPGRDCGVIVRVSPTGDKTILHRFGLTAGDEFDPGPLVLGDDGAFYGATNNGGAFGGGGTIFRITQSGSYTILHSFSGANGDGAGPGFLTKGSDGNFYGTTASGGANRCPAIPSDGPNCGTVYRITPEGNVTILHSFGSTASDGVLPEARLVEGEDGRLYGTTQIGGTNTCGTLPNSCGTLFSISKAGALAILHSFGSATGDGIVPRDLIRGPGDSIVGFTVAGGGSRCSVTSGCGTVFTFSAGSGVSVLYAFGQQNQLDGSGPSSLTLGTDGNFYGTTTSGGQFQCSSCGTVFRLTTAGRLTTLHSFGPVNTTPSSPTLISRSANGVLYGFMQFNTSFDGTPQYFRLTEL; encoded by the coding sequence GTGGAGATCGTGCCGCCCTTTGCAGCCTTGCTCCCCGGGGGCGCCGCAACGGCGGGTCTGGTGCTGGCATCGGATGGCAATTACTACGGTGCCGAGCGGCTCCCCGGCCAAAATCCGTGTCGTCCGGAGATATTCCCCGGGCGTGATTGCGGGGTAATCGTCAGAGTCTCGCCCACAGGTGACAAGACCATATTGCACCGCTTTGGACTGACCGCCGGCGACGAATTCGACCCGGGCCCTCTGGTTCTGGGTGACGATGGCGCATTTTATGGCGCAACCAATAATGGCGGCGCTTTTGGCGGCGGCGGCACGATTTTTCGCATCACCCAGTCTGGCAGCTATACGATCCTGCATTCGTTCAGCGGCGCCAATGGCGATGGGGCCGGTCCCGGATTTCTGACCAAGGGCAGCGACGGCAATTTCTATGGCACCACGGCGTCTGGAGGCGCTAACCGGTGCCCAGCGATCCCATCCGACGGCCCGAATTGCGGAACCGTTTACCGGATCACACCGGAAGGTAACGTGACGATCCTCCACTCCTTTGGGAGCACGGCAAGCGACGGAGTTTTACCGGAAGCGCGTCTTGTAGAAGGGGAGGACGGAAGGCTCTACGGCACGACGCAAATTGGCGGAACCAATACCTGCGGAACCCTCCCCAATTCGTGCGGCACGCTGTTCAGCATCTCCAAGGCCGGCGCGCTTGCAATCCTGCATTCGTTCGGCTCGGCGACAGGTGACGGAATCGTACCGCGGGATTTGATCCGCGGGCCGGGCGACAGCATCGTCGGCTTTACGGTTGCCGGAGGCGGAAGCCGTTGCTCCGTTACCTCGGGCTGCGGAACAGTCTTCACCTTTTCCGCCGGCAGTGGAGTGAGCGTACTTTATGCTTTCGGACAGCAGAACCAACTCGACGGGAGCGGGCCCTCATCCTTGACGCTTGGAACGGATGGCAATTTCTACGGCACGACCACGTCTGGCGGGCAGTTTCAATGTTCTTCCTGTGGGACGGTATTCCGGCTGACTACCGCAGGCCGCCTTACCACCTTGCATTCCTTCGGTCCTGTCAACACGACCCCCAGCAGCCCCACGCTGATTTCGCGATCAGCTAACGGCGTTCTCTATGGGTTCATGCAATTCAACACGAGCTTCGATGGAACGCCGCAGTATTTCAGGCTGACGGAGCTTTAG
- a CDS encoding ferredoxin--NADP reductase has product MNQPIIDRDQFTESAALSIETITDVHHWCDGLFSLKMTRPASFRFRSGEFVMIGLPGDNGKPLLRAYSVASPSYAEELEFLSIKVQDGPLTSRLQHIQVGDPIYLGKKPTGTLVTDALLPGKRLFMLSTGTGLAPFMSLVRDPEVYGMFEEVIVVHSVRNVAELAYRELLESKLEGDPLLEDEDRARMIYVPTVTREDFHTTGRIQTLIDDGRLFAQSKGPKHFVPDEDRVMLCGSMAMIKDHAADLEARGFEEGANNKPGQFVIERAFVG; this is encoded by the coding sequence TTGAACCAGCCCATCATCGACCGCGACCAGTTCACCGAAAGCGCGGCGCTCAGCATTGAGACGATCACCGATGTCCACCACTGGTGTGACGGACTGTTCAGCCTGAAGATGACGCGCCCCGCGAGCTTCCGCTTCCGTTCGGGCGAGTTCGTGATGATCGGGCTTCCGGGCGACAACGGCAAGCCGCTGCTCCGCGCCTATTCGGTCGCCTCGCCGTCCTACGCCGAGGAATTGGAGTTCCTGTCGATCAAGGTGCAGGACGGCCCGTTGACCTCGCGGCTTCAGCACATCCAGGTCGGCGATCCGATCTACCTCGGCAAGAAGCCGACCGGCACCCTCGTCACCGACGCGCTGCTGCCGGGCAAGCGATTGTTCATGCTTTCGACCGGCACCGGCCTGGCGCCCTTCATGAGCCTCGTGCGCGATCCCGAGGTTTACGGGATGTTCGAGGAAGTGATCGTTGTCCACTCGGTGCGCAACGTCGCCGAGCTGGCCTATCGCGAACTGCTGGAATCGAAGCTCGAAGGCGACCCGCTGCTCGAGGATGAAGACCGCGCGCGGATGATCTACGTGCCGACCGTCACGCGCGAGGATTTCCACACCACCGGCCGCATCCAGACCCTGATCGACGATGGCCGCCTGTTCGCGCAGTCCAAGGGCCCGAAGCACTTCGTTCCCGACGAGGACCGCGTGATGCTGTGCGGGAGCATGGCGATGATCAAGGACCACGCCGCCGATCTGGAAGCCCGCGGGTTTGAAGAGGGCGCGAACAACAAGCCGGGTCAGTTCGTCATCGAGCGGGCGTTTGTGGGGTGA
- a CDS encoding Fe(3+) ABC transporter substrate-binding protein, with protein MTKSALTALALAGLAVLPGCAEEAQEGAAPITGEVNIYSSRHYDTDLALYDDFTKQTGIKVNRIEADADALIERIQSEGEFSPADLLITVDAGRLWRAEEAGILAPVGSQVLAERLPANLRHPEGLWFGLSTRARIIIYDKAKGAPEGLANYADLADPKFKGQICMRSSSNIYNISLLSSIIAHKGAGEAEKWARGVVANFKQAPQGNDTAMIEAVAAGQCRISLVNTYYLARYAGGEAKEKAMFDKVGVIFPDQSGTGTHVNVSGAGLVKTSPNRENAVKFLEYLTSESAQRYFADGNNEYPAAIGLKANSAVEQLGTFKADTLSVATIGKGQADAVKIFDRAGWN; from the coding sequence ATGACGAAATCTGCGTTGACCGCTCTTGCTCTTGCCGGCCTTGCCGTGCTGCCCGGATGTGCTGAGGAGGCGCAGGAAGGCGCCGCACCGATCACCGGCGAGGTCAACATCTACTCCTCGCGTCACTATGATACCGATCTGGCTTTGTACGATGACTTCACCAAGCAGACCGGGATCAAGGTCAACCGCATCGAAGCCGATGCCGATGCCCTGATCGAGCGTATCCAGTCCGAAGGCGAATTCAGCCCCGCCGATCTGCTCATCACGGTTGATGCGGGCCGACTTTGGCGTGCCGAGGAAGCGGGAATTCTCGCTCCGGTTGGTTCGCAGGTGCTTGCCGAGCGGCTCCCCGCCAACCTGCGCCACCCTGAAGGCCTGTGGTTCGGCCTGTCGACCCGCGCGCGGATCATCATCTACGACAAGGCCAAGGGCGCGCCCGAAGGTCTCGCCAATTACGCCGATCTGGCCGATCCGAAGTTCAAGGGCCAGATCTGCATGCGGTCTTCCTCGAACATCTACAACATCTCGCTGCTGTCGAGCATCATCGCCCATAAGGGGGCAGGGGAGGCGGAAAAGTGGGCGAGGGGCGTGGTCGCCAACTTCAAGCAGGCCCCGCAAGGCAATGACACCGCGATGATCGAGGCGGTGGCTGCCGGGCAGTGCCGCATCTCGCTGGTGAACACCTACTACCTCGCCCGCTATGCCGGAGGGGAGGCCAAGGAAAAGGCGATGTTCGACAAGGTCGGCGTGATCTTCCCCGATCAGTCAGGCACCGGCACGCATGTCAATGTCAGCGGCGCTGGCCTGGTGAAGACCTCGCCGAACCGCGAGAACGCGGTGAAGTTCCTCGAATACCTCACCTCGGAAAGCGCCCAGCGTTACTTTGCCGATGGCAACAACGAATATCCCGCTGCCATCGGGCTGAAGGCCAATTCGGCGGTTGAACAGCTTGGGACATTCAAGGCCGATACGCTGAGCGTCGCCACCATCGGCAAGGGGCAGGCCGACGCGGTCAAGATCTTCGACCGCGCCGGATGGAATTGA
- a CDS encoding ABC transporter ATP-binding protein: MSLEFRHIAHAYGAVRALEDISFTAPAGEITCLLGASGCGKSTLLGLAAGLLRVQQGAIVLDGAVLADARDNPPPEARPVGLVFQDGALFPHMTLAANVAFGMPKSQRGEADAWLARVGLAGMDRRYPHELSGGQQQRAALARAMAPGPRVLLMDEPFASVDIVLRRKLRRDCRILLREAGATVVLVTHDPAEALDIADRIAVMEDGRIVQFGTPEELHDAPATAAVGAIFSGAQVIAGTRVDKGLDTPFGLWPLESLSGECREAGVLDLLVQADRLVPVADPRGCRVRDVHPLGPCNRVLLESSDGAAITVETALPVDPARTYGVLPDPGSVRAFVHGAQQS; this comes from the coding sequence TTGAGCCTCGAATTTCGTCATATTGCCCATGCTTACGGTGCAGTTCGGGCGCTGGAGGACATTTCCTTCACCGCCCCGGCTGGGGAGATCACCTGTCTGCTTGGCGCGTCGGGTTGCGGTAAGTCAACACTGCTCGGCCTTGCTGCCGGTCTGCTCAGGGTGCAGCAGGGCGCGATTGTGCTCGACGGCGCGGTGCTGGCCGATGCCAGAGACAATCCACCGCCCGAGGCGCGCCCGGTGGGGCTGGTGTTTCAGGACGGCGCGCTGTTCCCGCACATGACGCTGGCCGCCAATGTCGCCTTCGGGATGCCCAAGTCGCAGCGCGGTGAGGCGGATGCGTGGCTGGCGAGGGTCGGTCTTGCGGGCATGGACAGGCGCTATCCGCATGAGCTTTCGGGTGGCCAGCAGCAGCGTGCCGCGCTGGCCCGGGCGATGGCGCCGGGCCCGCGGGTGCTGTTGATGGATGAACCCTTTGCCAGCGTCGACATCGTGCTGCGCCGCAAACTCCGCCGCGATTGCCGCATCCTGCTGCGCGAGGCCGGGGCAACCGTGGTGCTGGTGACGCATGACCCGGCCGAGGCGCTCGATATTGCCGACAGGATCGCGGTGATGGAGGATGGGCGCATCGTCCAGTTCGGCACGCCGGAGGAACTCCACGACGCCCCCGCCACAGCGGCGGTCGGTGCGATCTTCAGCGGCGCGCAGGTGATTGCCGGGACGCGGGTGGATAAGGGGTTGGACACCCCCTTCGGCCTGTGGCCGCTGGAGAGCCTTTCCGGCGAATGCCGCGAAGCAGGCGTTCTCGATCTGCTGGTGCAGGCCGACAGGCTGGTGCCGGTGGCCGATCCGCGCGGATGCCGGGTTCGCGATGTGCATCCGCTCGGCCCGTGCAACCGCGTCCTGCTTGAATCATCGGACGGCGCGGCGATTACCGTCGAAACCGCGCTCCCGGTCGATCCGGCACGCACCTACGGCGTGCTGCCCGACCCCGGAAGCGTGCGCGCCTTTGTGCATGGCGCGCAGCAGAGTTAG
- a CDS encoding ABC transporter permease, with protein sequence MSRLRQIARSGASGASRTAGGGGRWTLGALAIAALAGLPIGAIVWAALAGGETDEASGTLGDLAATVLPTYIANTALLMLLAGGIAAIIGTGCAWLIAATRFPGQRLLGWALVLPLALPAYLAAYIYADMLDYAGPVQSALRSLTGWGAEDYIFPDIRSLGGGAFVLGFVLYPYVYLLARTAFATQSLTQFRAARSLGAPPARAFRQVALPAARPAIAGGLALVLMEVLADFGVAEYFAIPTFSTGIFRSWLAMGDKAAALKLAAVMLVFVILLVAWEAQSRRGRSDSRDGLAARPTDEPLVGLSPLGKVLAFAACALPVLLGFVLPAGYLVSLALSETAQNAAGEIGTYLKGSLWLGLATALLCLIAALLLAFARARSPSRAAAGAIRLATLGYALPGALLAVGLLAPLGAFDQSLTRFARDSLGWTGGLLLTGTSAILVYALSVRFLTVAYNSVSGGLARIPPSLDAAARSLGAGPSQVLARIYAPLLAPSLAGAAALVFIDTLRELPATLILRPFNLETLATRTYRLASDERLVEAAIPALILLAAGLLPVLVLNRLGKR encoded by the coding sequence GTGAGCCGCCTTAGGCAAATTGCCCGCTCCGGCGCAAGCGGCGCTTCGCGCACAGCGGGCGGCGGCGGGCGCTGGACGCTGGGTGCGCTAGCGATTGCCGCGCTCGCCGGATTGCCGATCGGCGCGATTGTTTGGGCAGCACTTGCAGGGGGCGAGACAGACGAAGCAAGCGGGACGCTCGGTGATCTCGCCGCGACGGTGCTGCCGACCTATATCGCCAACACCGCGCTGCTGATGCTGCTGGCAGGCGGCATTGCAGCTATCATCGGGACGGGCTGTGCCTGGCTGATCGCCGCAACCCGCTTTCCGGGGCAACGCCTGCTCGGCTGGGCGCTGGTGCTGCCGCTGGCGCTTCCGGCCTACCTTGCCGCCTATATCTATGCCGATATGCTGGACTATGCCGGGCCGGTGCAGAGCGCCCTGCGCAGCCTGACCGGCTGGGGCGCCGAGGATTACATCTTTCCCGACATCCGCTCGCTGGGCGGCGGTGCCTTCGTGCTGGGCTTCGTGCTCTACCCTTACGTCTACCTGCTCGCGCGCACCGCCTTTGCCACCCAGAGCCTGACCCAGTTCCGCGCCGCGCGCAGCCTGGGCGCGCCGCCCGCCCGCGCGTTCCGGCAGGTGGCTCTGCCTGCCGCCCGCCCTGCCATAGCAGGCGGCCTCGCATTGGTATTGATGGAGGTGCTCGCCGATTTCGGCGTGGCTGAATATTTCGCCATTCCCACCTTTTCGACCGGCATCTTCAGAAGCTGGCTGGCGATGGGGGACAAGGCTGCGGCGCTGAAGCTGGCAGCAGTAATGCTGGTCTTCGTCATCCTGCTGGTCGCATGGGAAGCGCAGTCGCGGCGTGGACGCAGCGATAGTCGCGATGGCCTTGCCGCCCGCCCGACGGACGAACCGCTGGTCGGGCTCTCGCCGCTCGGCAAGGTGCTGGCCTTTGCCGCCTGCGCGCTGCCGGTGCTGCTCGGCTTCGTGCTGCCGGCGGGCTACCTGGTGAGCCTTGCCCTGAGCGAGACCGCGCAGAACGCTGCGGGAGAGATTGGCACCTACCTCAAGGGCAGCCTGTGGCTGGGGCTGGCGACGGCGCTGCTGTGCCTGATCGCGGCACTGCTGCTCGCCTTCGCCCGCGCCCGATCACCATCGCGCGCGGCGGCAGGAGCGATCCGGTTGGCAACCCTCGGTTACGCCCTGCCCGGCGCGCTGCTGGCGGTGGGACTGCTCGCACCGCTCGGTGCCTTCGACCAGAGCCTGACCCGCTTTGCCCGCGACAGCCTCGGCTGGACTGGCGGGCTGCTGCTGACAGGGACGAGCGCGATCCTTGTCTATGCCCTGTCGGTGCGGTTCCTGACGGTGGCCTATAACTCGGTGAGCGGTGGGCTGGCACGTATCCCTCCCAGCCTCGATGCTGCGGCCAGGAGCCTCGGCGCGGGGCCATCGCAGGTGCTGGCGCGGATCTATGCCCCGTTGCTTGCACCAAGCCTTGCGGGTGCAGCGGCGCTGGTGTTCATCGACACCCTGCGCGAACTGCCCGCAACGCTGATCCTGCGGCCCTTCAACCTCGAAACCCTCGCCACCCGCACCTATCGCCTCGCGAGTGACGAACGGCTGGTGGAGGCGGCGATCCCCGCGCTGATCCTGCTCGCAGCAGGGCTGCTGCCGGTGCTGGTGCTGAACCGGCTGGGGAAGCGTTAG
- the bchI gene encoding magnesium chelatase ATPase subunit I — MARFPFSAIVGQDEMKQALLIAAVDPSIGGVMVFGDRGTGKSTAARALASLLPPIMAADGCPYGCSKEDQARYPDVCGTGKMVKRAVPFIDMPLGATEDRVIGSLDLERALRSGEKAFEPGLLAKAHRGFLYIDEINLLEDHLVDLLLDVAASGENVVEREGLSVRHPAKFVLIGSGNPEEGELRPQLLDRFGLSVEVRTPKDIETRISIMKLVAANEADPEGFAARWAGEDEAILKRVAKGKARLPKLVPGEDVLRDAANLCLAVGADGLRGELTLMRAARALAALQGAKAVTRKHLIAIAPSALRHRLRRDVLDETGSTTRITRAIAELFG, encoded by the coding sequence ATGGCACGATTTCCCTTCTCAGCAATCGTCGGTCAGGACGAGATGAAACAGGCGCTGCTGATTGCCGCCGTCGACCCCAGCATTGGCGGGGTGATGGTGTTCGGCGATCGCGGCACGGGCAAATCCACCGCCGCGCGCGCGCTCGCCAGCCTGCTGCCGCCGATCATGGCAGCGGACGGCTGTCCCTATGGCTGCTCGAAGGAGGATCAGGCCCGCTACCCCGACGTGTGCGGCACGGGCAAGATGGTCAAGCGCGCCGTCCCCTTCATCGACATGCCCCTGGGCGCGACCGAAGATCGGGTGATCGGCAGCCTCGATCTCGAACGCGCTCTGAGGTCGGGCGAGAAAGCATTCGAACCGGGGCTGCTCGCCAAGGCGCACCGCGGGTTCCTTTACATCGACGAGATCAACCTGCTCGAAGATCACCTCGTCGATCTGCTGCTCGACGTGGCAGCCTCGGGCGAGAATGTGGTCGAGCGTGAAGGCCTGTCAGTCCGCCACCCGGCCAAGTTCGTGCTGATCGGTTCGGGCAACCCCGAAGAAGGCGAATTGCGCCCGCAGCTGCTCGACCGCTTTGGCCTGTCGGTGGAAGTGCGCACGCCCAAGGATATCGAAACCCGCATCAGCATCATGAAGCTCGTCGCCGCAAACGAGGCTGATCCGGAAGGCTTTGCCGCGCGCTGGGCGGGAGAGGACGAGGCGATCCTCAAGCGTGTCGCCAAGGGCAAGGCGCGTTTGCCCAAGCTTGTCCCCGGTGAGGACGTGCTGCGCGATGCCGCCAACCTGTGCCTTGCGGTGGGCGCGGACGGCCTGCGCGGCGAACTCACCCTGATGCGCGCCGCCCGCGCGCTGGCTGCGCTGCAGGGGGCCAAGGCTGTCACCCGCAAGCACCTGATTGCCATCGCGCCTTCCGCTCTGCGGCACCGGCTGCGGCGCGATGTGCTGGACGAGACCGGCTCCACCACGCGCATCACGCGGGCGATTGCCGAGCTGTTCGGATGA
- a CDS encoding magnesium chelatase subunit D yields MTSPHAASADPLDDAVLAARLFVLAPNVFRGMTLRGSSPAREALVAALSDALLLRRLPGHVDDERLLGGIDLAASLSAGKPIRQTGLIEEARGGALIAGMAERLDGSIAGRLAQALDDPSHGGETALVLLDDASDPDEAPPVSLTERLAFTCDLSASRRWQGVELAPAAGTLAEVAPLDEAALRALAATAEVLGVDSLRALIFAGEAARGLAALEGRTTVSEGDLAGAVRLALAPRATRLPPQEAQEPPPPEEPDQPPPDGQNDNSEDSDRQQQEPDLSEVLVEAAKASIPAGLLEQLTQGKAPRRSSSSGTGQKRKAATRGKPLGARPGMPRGGAKLALIDSLRAAVPWQAVRRKEQGADAASAIIMRKEDLRIRRFEERAARVTIFAVDASGSAAAARLAEAKGAVELMLAQAYVTRSEVALVAFRGTSAELILPPTRSLTRARRMLAELPGGGGTPLAMGLNVAREVAEAVIARGRSAALVILTDGRANIAADGSPGRAQAKDDAEAAAKAICARGIDALVVDISARPGPEGAALAQALGGRFLALPRADARMLQAAINAVQPIGKAA; encoded by the coding sequence ATGACTTCGCCACACGCCGCGTCGGCCGATCCGCTCGACGATGCGGTGCTGGCGGCGCGGCTGTTCGTCCTCGCGCCGAACGTCTTCAGGGGCATGACCTTGCGCGGTTCCAGCCCGGCGCGCGAGGCCTTGGTGGCGGCGCTGAGCGATGCCCTCCTCCTGCGCCGCCTGCCGGGCCACGTCGATGATGAACGCCTGCTGGGCGGGATCGATCTGGCCGCCAGCCTGTCCGCCGGAAAGCCGATCCGCCAGACCGGGCTGATCGAGGAAGCGCGCGGCGGCGCGCTGATTGCGGGCATGGCGGAAAGGCTGGACGGCAGCATTGCCGGGCGGCTGGCGCAAGCGCTCGACGACCCATCGCATGGGGGCGAGACCGCGCTGGTGCTGCTCGATGATGCGAGCGACCCCGATGAAGCACCCCCTGTCAGCCTGACCGAGCGGCTTGCCTTCACCTGTGACCTGTCCGCCTCGCGCCGCTGGCAGGGTGTGGAACTGGCTCCGGCTGCCGGGACGCTGGCCGAAGTCGCGCCGCTGGATGAGGCCGCCCTGCGGGCGCTGGCGGCAACGGCCGAGGTGCTGGGGGTGGATTCCCTGCGGGCGCTGATCTTCGCGGGCGAGGCTGCGCGGGGCCTTGCCGCGCTGGAGGGGCGCACAACCGTCAGTGAGGGCGATCTGGCGGGCGCTGTCCGCCTCGCCCTCGCCCCCCGCGCCACGCGCCTGCCGCCGCAGGAAGCACAGGAACCGCCCCCGCCCGAGGAACCCGACCAGCCGCCACCCGACGGGCAGAACGACAATTCCGAGGATTCCGACCGCCAGCAGCAGGAGCCCGATCTGTCCGAGGTTCTGGTCGAAGCAGCCAAAGCCTCGATCCCGGCAGGCCTGCTGGAACAGCTCACCCAAGGCAAAGCGCCGCGCCGCTCCTCCTCCAGCGGCACCGGTCAGAAACGCAAGGCGGCGACGCGCGGCAAGCCATTGGGCGCGCGCCCGGGAATGCCGCGCGGCGGGGCAAAACTGGCGCTGATCGACAGCTTGCGCGCTGCCGTGCCGTGGCAGGCCGTGCGCCGAAAGGAACAGGGCGCCGACGCCGCATCTGCGATCATCATGCGCAAGGAAGACCTGCGCATCCGCCGCTTCGAGGAACGCGCCGCGCGGGTGACGATTTTCGCGGTCGATGCCAGCGGATCGGCGGCGGCAGCGCGGCTGGCCGAGGCCAAGGGCGCGGTCGAACTGATGCTGGCGCAGGCCTATGTCACCCGCTCCGAGGTCGCGCTGGTCGCCTTCCGGGGGACAAGCGCGGAACTGATCCTGCCCCCCACCCGCAGCCTTACCCGCGCCCGACGCATGCTGGCCGAATTGCCGGGCGGCGGCGGCACCCCGCTGGCAATGGGGCTGAACGTCGCCCGTGAAGTGGCCGAGGCGGTGATTGCGCGCGGACGCAGCGCGGCGCTGGTGATCCTCACCGATGGCAGAGCCAATATCGCTGCCGATGGCTCCCCCGGCCGCGCACAGGCCAAGGACGATGCCGAGGCCGCCGCCAAGGCGATCTGCGCGCGCGGGATTGATGCACTGGTGGTCGATATCTCCGCCCGTCCCGGCCCCGAAGGCGCGGCGCTGGCGCAGGCGCTGGGGGGGCGCTTCCTCGCCCTGCCGCGGGCCGATGCGCGGATGCTGCAAGCCGCGATCAACGCCGTGCAACCGATCGGCAAGGCGGCGTGA
- the bchO gene encoding alpha/beta fold hydrolase BchO, with the protein MSTLDWHREGLIWPHREASAFVQVGNRRWHVQTMGSGPPLLLLHGTGASVHSWRGLMPLLAQTHTVIAPDLPRHAFTTGHDAYAMSLPAMAQEIARLLDALEARPAAIIGHSAGAAIALQLALDHAYQGPIIGLNAALRPFPGALAQIFPALAKTLFVNPLVPRIFTGSIDLVGGAERFLWRSTHSRIDAAGLACYRTLLKHPGHAGGALAMMANWDLPTLRTRMGEARNPVLLIHGTHDPAIPPDWARDAQSWLPDARLELLPGLGHLAHEEAPEAVQAQIAAFLAQAG; encoded by the coding sequence GTGAGCACGCTCGACTGGCACCGCGAAGGCCTGATCTGGCCCCACCGCGAGGCGAGCGCGTTCGTGCAGGTAGGCAACAGGCGCTGGCATGTGCAGACGATGGGTTCCGGCCCGCCGCTGCTGCTGCTCCACGGCACCGGTGCCTCGGTCCATTCATGGCGCGGCCTGATGCCGCTGCTGGCACAGACCCACACTGTGATCGCCCCGGATCTCCCTCGCCACGCCTTCACCACCGGTCATGATGCCTACGCCATGAGCCTGCCCGCGATGGCGCAGGAGATTGCACGGCTGCTCGACGCGCTTGAGGCCAGGCCCGCCGCGATCATCGGCCATTCGGCAGGCGCGGCGATTGCGCTGCAACTGGCGCTTGACCATGCCTACCAAGGCCCAATCATCGGCCTTAACGCGGCGCTGCGGCCCTTCCCCGGCGCGCTGGCGCAGATCTTCCCCGCGCTCGCCAAGACGCTGTTCGTCAATCCGCTGGTGCCGCGCATCTTCACCGGCAGCATCGACCTTGTCGGCGGGGCGGAGCGGTTCCTGTGGCGCTCCACCCATTCGCGCATCGATGCGGCGGGGCTGGCCTGTTACCGCACCTTGCTCAAGCATCCCGGCCATGCCGGCGGGGCGCTGGCAATGATGGCGAACTGGGATCTGCCCACTCTGCGCACGCGCATGGGGGAGGCCCGCAACCCCGTGCTGCTGATCCACGGCACCCATGATCCCGCTATCCCGCCCGACTGGGCGCGCGATGCGCAAAGCTGGCTTCCCGATGCGCGGCTGGAACTTCTCCCCGGGCTCGGCCATTTGGCCCATGAGGAAGCCCCTGAGGCTGTGCAGGCGCAGATCGCCGCCTTCCTCGCTCAGGCAGGTTAG